The following is a genomic window from Bombina bombina isolate aBomBom1 chromosome 3, aBomBom1.pri, whole genome shotgun sequence.
TCCAGAAGTCTTCTCCTGCTGCAGCCAGATTGGCTCATTTTGCAAAGGAGAAACAAGAAGTCAGTTAGTCATAAGGAGATCTCTTCTATATTTGTGTGGGCTCAACGCAAGCTTCTGATAGCCATCCGCATTTCAGGTTCTATGAATTTCAGCACAGACTTCCTTTGCAGAAAGTAGATCTTACCAACAGTATGGCATTGTCCACAATTCAGCTTTTCAGAAGATTGTGGACAAGTGGAGCAGTCTATAGATTGATCTTTGTTTTCTAGTCTCTGTGTCAGATTCCACAATATATCCGTTTTTTTCCAGATGGTCAAGGTTTTGGAGTGAATGCTCTGTCTTTGGAGTTCACTCTGTTCTATGTGTTTTCTCTATTTCCTCTCATCCCTTTTCTTTTTGGTATTGCAGATCTTGATTTCCTCTGGTGCAATGGCTGACAATTCAACCTCCTTAGATATTTCCAATATCACGAGACATGCTGCTTCAGGATTCTCTGTTGATCCAAATTTAGAGTTTTAGATTTAAAGCGTtactaaagccatttttttttttcttttatggttcggatagagcattcacgtttaagcaactttctaatttactcctattatcaattttcttcgttctcttggtatctttatatgaaaagcaggaTTGAAAGCTTAGAAACcttgcccatttttagttcagcaccctggatagcgctcatGACCCACACAGCATTTAACAAAACACAAGGCTCACTCTCAGAGTAAAGTAGGTGAAAATCAATACCTATCCCTAGAGCAGACAATGCAATagacataaagaaaagaaaaaacaacaagaaaaaaatataagaGACAGAACTCtggcacacacttacatacaaatagcaacaatagataatagatagataacatatatattgcacacacacacacacacacaaacacacacacacacacacatacattatatatatatgatcaggAGAGAAATAGTAAACAGGTCCATCCATAATTAAAGGAGACTTAAGTATCATAAAGTATGTGTGTAGCTTTTTGTAACACCCTTGTAATTCCTTCAACCCCAACAGATCATAAGGTTTCATCTTCACAGGATATATTTATAGGTCAatttttaaaaatgcttttaacttttttgtctTACAAAGGCAAAGGgtactggatttttaaaaaaaatattgctggtTTTCTGACAatgcaatataaataaattagatttaaaaaagtGTGTCTGTTCttgaattattaattttttttttttgcaataggcAGATTTATTAAGACATAATCTATTCATTTTCATAATGGGACAGGATAAGACATAATTAAATGAATGATGTTCTTTCTGTATTGTTGAAACCAATAATGTAGATTTATTTCTTTAATGCATATACATGGAATATCAGAAAGCCTAGCATTCTAAGCACTTTAACTATATCATTGTGTTAGCTCTGAGTTAAGAGGGAAAACAGCATAACAAATACACAATGCATTGTGTATGGATCAGCAGAATTTTCAGTACTTACCTGTCAGGGTTTCTCACGCTGTGGCTTATTTGCACTCAGAACTGGCTTTTTCAAAGAAATATATTTCCATAAGAAATTACGTTTCTATTTTAGAATTTTGAGTAATGTCGATCTGAAAAGAAACCAGAGTATATAATTATGAGTAATGTCATATCATATATGGAGACATTTTTACTAAATATTTAATGATGTTGGAATATGAACAAGCTACAGCAAATGTTTTTCATTCTTCCAAGGAAGAAATTAATGCAAATCATAAAACAATATAAGGtgctttttaaatgtttaattttttattgtatttttaaaacaaaaacactagGTGCACTTGTTTGTTGAGTAAGGAAATATTATTGGTAAGAAatctaataattgtttttttttttttgtttttttctttctaggTGCTTTGCTTGGAAGGTCATATGTCAAAAACCTTGGGATATATTGATCTAGGGGCAACTGGAATGGTGAAAAATGGGGCATATGGTACAACCAAGTCACACTCTCTCCACCCATCCCGTGTATTTTCTACAGATCCTTTCAAAGCTAAAACCCCAATACAATCTCAAATTAGCCCATGGGAATGGAGCAAGAACCAGACAATGCTTACTGGAGGAATTGGTCAGAGAGCTAAGCGTAAGCCTTCCCTGAAAACTGGGAGGACCAAGAAGATCTTTGGCTGGGGGGATTTTTACTTCAACATAAAAACAGTCAAATTTAGCCTGTTGGTGACTGGCAAGATAGTAGACCACATCAATGGAACTTTCAGTGTCTACTTCCGTCACAATTCATCCAGCCTGGGCAATGTGTCCGTAAGCATAGTTCCTCCAACCAAGGTAGTAGAGTTTGACCTCCTCCAGCAAACCACCTTGGATACCAGAGAAACTAAAACCTTTAATTGTAGGGTTGAATATGAAAAGACCAACAGAGCCTTGAAGAACAAACCATGCCTTTATGACCCAGCAAAATCTTGCTACATGGAGCATACTCAGAGCCATGCTGCATGGCTATGTGCCAAACCCTTCAAGGTTATCTGCATTTTCATTTCCTTCTACAGCATTGACTACAAGCTGGTGCAGAAAGTTTGCCCGGATTATAACTTTCAGAATGATCACCCCTACTTTGGTTGATGAAAGCATAAACAGGGAGGCCAACATTGAGCTTTATACACAAGGGTAGGATGAACAGATATGTGAGGCACAGGATTCATTTTATAGTATAAGACCATCCAATTCTATTTAATCATGCCAGGTCGTTCTGGTTCTCGTTTATTGTATACCACAGGAAAAGTGCCATTTATTGGAAACTAGAGCTACAAAACTAAAATGACTGCCCTTGATGACTGTGACATGCAATATTAAGCTGGGATATCAGTGGCGTTTTATACCCACAGCCACAGTCTCATACTCACTGGAACATTATTTTACAAACCACTTAACCTGCTTCAGGTTGCATTTATTTTTCAGGTGATTAAGAAAGAACTATTAAACCTAGATATCTTACTTAGCCACATGAATCAGATCTCATTATACATTTtgtaattaaaaacattattttaagatataaaataaagaagtaaattgaaGCAGAATTCTAACATGCAGACTGAATCAAGGTTTTTGTCACTGTCCATAGCAATATCTACATTATTTCAACTGCCATAGATGTGATTTGATAAATCAACTGCAGTGATTTCATGAATGAATTATAACCGGCCCCTTGTTAGGTTGGCTGACtacttaaataaaaagaaaacaccaTTGAAGCCAATTAAAAAATCACAGCCAAATTAGTACATTTTGTAAcgcaaaaaaatattacaaataacctATTGGCTACTGGAAGAGTGCTACAACATGCTGCTCTCTGACATCCAATGGATTAttgaaaatgttttcaaaattaatATGGCATCTATTTTTTATATGTACTTAATATAAGCAAATTGTAGCTCACATGTTACCAACACAAAGGCATTTAATTTACTGATTTTGCTGGTACATGTCTTGTTATTTCAATCCTTTTAGGCAGCCATCATTTTAAAGAAACTGTCGTTGACACACATGTCTTGGTCTTGAAACgtggaaaaaaaataattcacaattAAAATGTATCAAAACGTTGGATAGAATTAAttttatatatgaaaaagaaaagaataacaGTCACATGACCCTGACAGATGTTGCCTACTGCACCTACCCCACTATTTTATTTTAAATCGAACAATACCATCCCCAATAAATAAAGAACCCATGCCTCAAATTATTGGTAGAAATAATGACCACAACTATTATTGAAAAGGCATTTAGAACAAaccttaacaaattaaaaaatatttcagaAGCCACATGCTTAATTACAGCacactaaatttaaaattataaactaTTACAAAGCATTTCTTTCTTAAACTTGAACGTTAATAATAATCCCCTCATAACCGCCTCAAGTTCTACCCCAATCTCACACAGCCATTATGAGGAAAAGCCCAACTCCTCAAGAATACCCTACCCCAGAGGGAAAATCCAAATTATTTACCTTATCACTTGGCTGGATGAGATAATGGGAGGGCAATGGGTTTGCTGCCTCTCTCCATCTTCCCATACCCCATCCTGTGATTCCACCTCATCCTGTTACCATGGAAGGACTTCTCATCAACTGATTAACATCCCTTGTCTTTCCAGTACCTTTCTTATAGGGAGTTTTCTCAAGCATGTGAGCCCATGCACGCATAAAGGTCCTACTTTAAGAAAATAAATCTCAAAACAAATAAAAAGCTAGAATCTTTCTAcagtattttagtttaattgtgaCTGAATGCAAAATTGTATATCATACTTTAAAGGAGACAGGCCCAATATACAGTAATAGTAATAAAGACTGAGAGTGTTTTTCAACTACATTGTGGTATGATTTTGATGtcaatagacaaacagtaaattatGCCTACATGCCTATATTTAGATGTACATTAAAATGGGCCTTACAAGCAATGgcaaaactacatatacacagacatacattcaCCACCGTTGGACCAGCCGGTGCAATTAATATGGAATGATTTACCCTTTATGCTCAAAACAATGACACCAAAGTTTTAGAAAATATTAGGTTTTTCTGGCATGCATCACAAACTCTGCCTCAAGTGTGATAATGGTTGAAGTGAAAAAATTATTATTGGTACAATTTTTTGTTCCTCCTGGTATAGCCGTGTTACACACCCTGTCCTATTTTTTTATGAGAaaccaaatataataaaatatcagAGGTTTAACTGACTTGGGGtctgtttattttaaattgctgtagcatatatacataatttaaatcacacacatgcagacacaaatAATAATTTTTCACTAATAACAATGCTTCTTTTATGCAATTTTGATCAATTCAGCAGACGACGTAATGATAAATACATATTGTTTTTGCCTAGATTCCAATCTTTTACTAATTCCCTTGGGATGTCTAGAAGCAgaatatgtgtaattgttttttttgtttttttactattatcaGTTTGATTATAATTATTCATGGAAAGAGCTGAATCAATTTGAAAAAACACCCAAGATACATTGCAATATTTTAAGGTTTCAGGTACTTTTTTCTGGTAGATAAACAAATGAAAAATTTGAAGATGAATAATTATTACATTATTTGCAAGTAGGTTCTCACAAGGAATTTCAGAGAGCTTTGCAGAGGTAAAAGACAGACAGCCTAAACAAAAGTATGACAAAAcatatagggccatattacaagcggAGCAGTATTTAACGGTCCCGCTtgtgtgctaactccgctagaagtaagctttttgcgctcatcgggtagagcttgtattaaaagttgaaagtaaaatgcttttacttgcgcgctaacctgatgcacttAAAAAgcggaagttagaatattgcaatcgCACTAACacattcccccaaagaagtcaaagTAGCAAAAAAAGGTGGAAACAACTGAATACCTAACtcacgcgcaaacctgatcgctaaccagacatgaaaatattaatttttcacatttcaattttcttcacattagaagaatatgttctatttattcataaatacatatgtttttgtatatctgatggtattttttaatttttaaaaaattatttgaatacatttctgtctataaacaaaattcatggatatgattgctagtattaaatgggtcaccttttagtgggattatttaagcttaactggagctttttgtatatattttagatttgtataggttgaactcgatggacttcggtcttttttcaacctcatctactatgttactatgttactatgtattttggtaatatatatatatatatatatatatatatatatatatatatatatatatatatatatatatatatatatatatatatatatatatatataatctcacaatAGTACAAAGGTAGCATTAGCACTGTTTCTTAATAAAACAAATATCTTTATTGAAGCAACATAGGGATAAAAAAAGCAACGTTTTGGATTCACCTgacccttagggctagatttattaacgctgaggcaTTTTATTAACCTGTGgtggggctagatttattaacctgtggtggggcgaaattacccgcaggtattcgccatagcacacaagcgcaattttgcgcttacgtgcaatcccgccccctgcccgtgcacagccaatcccgcgtggacaggagctgtcaatcacctcggtcggactcgactgaggagattgaaatttgccacaatagaggtggcgaagatgttagggaagcagcggtctgatgaccgctgcttgataaatcccggtgagcaagttcttgagagaacttgcagctgtagaggcttgataaatcgagcccttagtcatGCTAAGGAACACTATTATCCACCTCCTTATATACCACCTGTATGCAAATTACTTAATATTAACCATTTTGGTTCTCATACCTGAATTTGCTGAAATAATGCCCTCTATAGGTCAAATTtggattttttgtaactttttttcaaAGTTGCAAAATTCTTTTTCTCTTTTATTCCTCCTATATTTTTTTCATAACCTATTAAGGGGG
Proteins encoded in this region:
- the NXPH4 gene encoding neurexophilin-4 translates to MSKTLGYIDLGATGMVKNGAYGTTKSHSLHPSRVFSTDPFKAKTPIQSQISPWEWSKNQTMLTGGIGQRAKRKPSLKTGRTKKIFGWGDFYFNIKTVKFSLLVTGKIVDHINGTFSVYFRHNSSSLGNVSVSIVPPTKVVEFDLLQQTTLDTRETKTFNCRVEYEKTNRALKNKPCLYDPAKSCYMEHTQSHAAWLCAKPFKVICIFISFYSIDYKLVQKVCPDYNFQNDHPYFG